The region CAGCTCCTTGCGATCCGTTGTCCCAACCCCCTGCGACTGCGCCCACTTCTCCAGCGCCTGGAAGTTCGGCGAGATCAACACACATGCAAACTTGTGCTTATCCCCCACCATCGCCGCCTGCCCTACCAGCGTGTTCGCCTTCAGCTTGTTCTCCACCGGCTGCGGCGCAATCAGCTTGCCGCCACTGGTCTTCAGCAGCTCTTTCTTGCGGTCCGTGATCGAAAGATACCCGTTCTCCAGCTTGCCGATATCGCCCGTCTTGAACCAGCCATCCTCGGTAAACGCCTCGGCGGTCTCCTTCTCCTTTTGCCAGTAGCCCTTGAAGATCGAAGGCCCCTTCACCTCCAACTCGCCATCCGCCGCAAACCGCACCTCAACGTTCTTCAGCACCGGCCCAACCGTCCCAATGCTATGGGTCTGCGGATAGTTCAACGCAATCACCGGCGAGGTCTCCGTCAACCCATACCCCTCAAAGATCCGAATCCCCACATCCGCAAACCAACCCGCCGTATCCATCCCCAGCGGTGCACCGCCTGAAACAAATGTATGCGCACACCCGCCAAATGCCTCGCGGATCTTCGAGTACACCAGCTTGTCCGCAATCTTCCACGCCAGCCCGCTCGGCGTCTTGCCTTCGAGCACCTCCGGCCGATGCTTCTCGCCCGTCTTGATCGCCCACTGAAGAATCCCCTTCTTCACAGGCGAGTGCGCACTCTTGCCCTCCACCGCCTGCCGAATCTTCTCGTACACCCGCGGCACACCCACAAAGATCGTCGGCTTGGTCGCCTTCATCGCCGCCGCCATCAGATCGAACTTCGTGCAATAAGCAATCCGCGCCCCATGGCACATCATCGCGTAGTCCAGATGGCGAGCCGTCACATGCGAAAGCGGCAGAAACGAGATCGAAGAGTCCGTGTCATGAAATCCGAAAGGATCGGTCGAAAGATTCAGATTGCACGCAATATTCCCATGCGTCAGACGAACACCCTTCGGCTCACCCGTCGTCCCGGACGTGTAGATGAGCGTCGCCAGATCGTCGCCCGTCACCTCCCGTGCCGCAGCATCAAAGCTCGCATCCGCCACCTGCAACCCAGCTGCCGCCTCCATGATCTTGGCAAAGCTCTCCGCATCAGGAAACTCGCCCTGATCCATCACCACCACACGCTCCAGCGCCGGCAACTCCCCCGCCCCCGCCAGCTTCTCGTACTGCTCCTTGGTCGAGAACACCGCCACCTTCGACCCCGAATCCCGCAGCGAATACCCCAACTGCTCCGGCGTCAGCGTCCCATACAGCGGCACATCCACAGCACCCAGCGCAAAGCACGCAAAGTCCGTCACCGCCCACTCCCAGCGATTCTCACTCAGCAGCGCGACCCGGTCGCCCTTCACCACACCCCAGGACTTCAACGCCGCCGCCAGCGCCCGGATCTTCCCATAAAGCTCGGCAGAAGTAATCGGCTTCCAGCTCCCGTCGACGTCCTGCCACAGCATCGCCTGCTTGCTTCCCCGGCTCGTCACCTTTGCCATCACGTCATTCAGCGTCTTCAGATCAAACATCGTTAGTCAGCCTCTCGGGGCAGGATCACCCAATCCCGCCACTCTACTGAAACCCACCCGCAAAGTAAAAGCCCCCGCCCCAGGAAGGGACGGGGGCTTATGAACAGGCTGTTACACCTGAGGCTTCGGGCTCAACCGCACGAACTTCCCGGCAGTCGCCTCCCAGTCAGCGAGCATCGCCTGTGCCAACCCGCTTGCAGCAGTCGCCGCATGCGTCTCAACCAGCGTCCGCAGCGCAGCCTGGCTCTCAAGCTCGACCGCACCGTACCCATCCGCAGTCACAAACTCCGGGTGGAACCGTCCATCGCTCACAAAGCTGCCGTCCTCGTCGTAGACCCAGGCCAGGCCGCCCGTCATGCCCGCAGCAAAGTTGATCCCGGCCCGCCCCAGCACCACGACCTCCCCGCCCGTCATGTACTCGCAGCCATGATCGCCAACGCCTTCAATGACAGCCGTCACACCCGAGTTCCGCACCGCGAACCGCTCACCGCCGCGCCCCGCAGCGAACAGCTTCCCGCCCGTAGCCCCATACAGAGCCACGTTGCCCAGAATCACATGCTGCCCACTGTTCCGCGCCGCATTCCCCCGAGCCTTGATCACAACCTCGCCGCCTGACAAACCCTTGCCGACAAAGTCATTCGCCTGCCCATCCAGCTCAAGCACCATGCCCTCAACCAGGAACGCGCCAAACGACTGCCCGGCAGTCCCATGCAGCTTCAGCGACACATCCACAGGCGTCTCAGCCTGCGCCCTCAGCAGTGCAATCTCACCTGCCAGCCGAGCGCCAACAGCACGATCGCAGTTCGCGATCTGAGCCTCAACCGAGTAAGCCTTACCCTCCGCAATCGCAGCGAGCGCAGGCGCAACCCAGCTCTCATCGAGCGGCGGCCCATCCACCGGCTGGTTATTTCTCACGCCCGTCCAGCTCCGCGTAGCCTGTGGCGCAAACGCCAGCATCTCCTCAAGGTCCAGGCTCCCGTCGAACCGCACCTGCTCCAGCAGATCCGTCCGCCCAATCGCCTCTTCAATCGACCGCAGCCCATAGTGCGCCAGCAGCTTGCGCAGATCGTCCGCAAGCTCCTCAAAGAAGCTCACAATATGCTCCGGCTTGCCACGGAACTTCGCCCGCAACTCCGGCTTCTGCGTCGCAATGCCCGTCGGACACGTATTCAAGTGGCACTGCCGAGCCATATCGCAGCCGATCGCCACCAGCACCGCCGTCCCGAACGCATACTCATCCGCGCCCAGCAACGCAGCCACCAGCACATCGCGCGCCGTTGCCAGCCCGCCGTCCGTACGCAGCTTCACCCGCCCGCGCATATCGTTCTGGATCAGCACCTGCTGCGCCTCGGCCAGCCCAAGCTCCCACGGATTGCCCGCGTACTTGATGCTTGAAAGCGCCGCAGCCCCCGTACCGCCCGTGTTCCCGGCGATCACGATAAAGTCCGCATAAGCCTTTGCCACACCCGCCGCCACAGTGCCAACGCCACGGCTCGAAACCAGCTTCACCCCGACCGCAGCCTTTGGATTCACCCGCTTCAGGTCATAGATCAACTGCGCCAGATCCTCGATCGAATAAATATCGTGATGCGGCGGAGGCGAGATCAGCGAAACCCCCGGCTGCGCGTGACGCAACCGGGCAATCAGCCCGCTGACCTTATGCCCCGGAAGCTGGCCGCCCTCACCCGGCTTCGCACCCTGCGCCACCTTGATCTCAATCTCATCCGCATGCGCCAGGTAAGCCGCCGTCACGCCAAAGCGCCCCGAAGCCACCTGCTTGATGCGGTTATTCTTCAGCAGCGGAGTTTCAGTCGCAGCAGCAACGGAAACCCGTTCCGCCACGGCCGTTCCGCCCTGCCCCTGTGCAGCGCCGCTCGTAGGCACTGGCACGGCTGCCTCAACCCGATACACCTCCGGGTCCTCGCCGCCTTCACCGGTATTCGAGCGCCCGCCCAGCGTATTCATCGCAATCGTGATGCACTGATGCGCCTCCGGGCTCAAGCTCCCCAGCGACATCGCACTCGCCACAAACCGCTTGTATAGGCTCGTGCTCGGCTCAACCTCATCGACTGAAATCTCCGGCCCGATCGGCTTGATCGCCAGCAGATCCCGCAGCACCGCAGGCTCCCGAGCCAGCAGGTCATCCGTATAAATCTTGAACGCCGCATGAGCATCCGCAGGCTTCACACCGGCCCGCGTGCTCCCCACAACAGTCTGCAAAGCCTTCACATTCGGAGGCATCCACGCATGAGGTTCGGAGGTATCGGACTTCCTGAACCGCACCCATCCATAATCCGGCAAATCCTCAGCAGCAGGCGCAACCGTCTCTGGCAGCCAACCCACACGCAACTGACGATCCAGTTCCTCAAATCCAATCCCCGAAAGCGGCGCAGGCGTACCCGGGAAGCAATGCTCCACCACGCTCTGATGCAGCCCCAGGATGTCGAACAGATGTGCCCCCCGGTAGCTATCCACCACCGAGATCCCCATCTTCGACATGATCTTCGCCAGCCCCGCGTCGAACGACTTCAGCATCTTCCGCTCCGCCGCCGCAGCTTCCGGCGCACCAAAGCTCTTCGCCGTCTCCAGCGCCAGCCAAGGACAAACCGCACCCGCGCCATACCCAATCAGAATCGCCGCATGATGGATATCCCGCACGTCGCCGGCCTCAACCGCAAGCCCGGCCAGCGTCCGCAGCCCCGCAGCCACCAGCGCCTGGTGCACAGCACCGGTAGCCATAGCCATCGGCACCGGAATCTTCACATCCGAACCGTTCTCCGCAGCATGAGCAGACCGGTCCGAGAGCAAAAGAATCTTCGCCCCATTCCGCACCAGCTCGATCGCCTGCTGACAAACCGCATCCAGCGCCTGCAGCAACGTCAGCTCAGGCGAGAACACGCAAGCCAGCTCCGCCACCGGCAGCTCTTCATTGTGCGGATGCTTCCCATCCCGCAGCGCGTCGATCTGCTCCAGCGCCAGAAACGGTGAAGGCAGCGAAACACCATGCAGCGGCGCATTCTTATCCAGCATGTGCGACCACGGCCCAAGCCGCGTATGCAGGCTCACCACCACCGCCTCACGCAGCGGATCGATCGCCGGATTCGTTACCTGCGCAAACCTCTGCCGGAAGAACGCATACACCGGCCGCGGCGAACGCGCCAGAAACGCCAGCGGCGTGTCGTCGCCCATGGACCAAACCGAGTCCTTACCATCCGCAGCCATCGGCTGCAGAATCATCTTCACGTCCTCGCGCGTATACCCAAACCCGCGCTGCAGCGGCTTCAACGTCTCCGCCGTCAGGCACACATCGGACAGCTCCGGCTCA is a window of Granulicella tundricola MP5ACTX9 DNA encoding:
- a CDS encoding AMP-dependent synthetase/ligase, with the translated sequence MFDLKTLNDVMAKVTSRGSKQAMLWQDVDGSWKPITSAELYGKIRALAAALKSWGVVKGDRVALLSENRWEWAVTDFACFALGAVDVPLYGTLTPEQLGYSLRDSGSKVAVFSTKEQYEKLAGAGELPALERVVVMDQGEFPDAESFAKIMEAAAGLQVADASFDAAAREVTGDDLATLIYTSGTTGEPKGVRLTHGNIACNLNLSTDPFGFHDTDSSISFLPLSHVTARHLDYAMMCHGARIAYCTKFDLMAAAMKATKPTIFVGVPRVYEKIRQAVEGKSAHSPVKKGILQWAIKTGEKHRPEVLEGKTPSGLAWKIADKLVYSKIREAFGGCAHTFVSGGAPLGMDTAGWFADVGIRIFEGYGLTETSPVIALNYPQTHSIGTVGPVLKNVEVRFAADGELEVKGPSIFKGYWQKEKETAEAFTEDGWFKTGDIGKLENGYLSITDRKKELLKTSGGKLIAPQPVENKLKANTLVGQAAMVGDKHKFACVLISPNFQALEKWAQSQGVGTTDRKELVKDKKVVAEYQRIVDAVNKELPPYETMKRIAVVGDEWSVEDGEMTPSMKMKRRVIEKKYEKEIGEFYADEASATKS
- a CDS encoding glutamate synthase-related protein, encoding MGQFQVNAARQVGEMGKIAAGAASLLDSRFDIDSCGVGFVATIDGVASHTILKQALTALARLAHRGATAADGKSSDGVGLMTAVPRAMLLKAAGVELAAERLLGVGVMFIPNDETNAEAVLERCLASHDLHILCWRDVPIATEVLGSIALNAMPKIRQVLVVDALGKDSVPPRAADSMERRLYLSRKQFERAQENDEVTGYVCSLSTQTIVYKAMCSGTLMPEFYPDLKSEEYVTPFTIFHQRYATNTTPTWDRAQPARMLAHNGEINTVWGNRSRMAARDATLPVECKPVLTKGGTDSTSLDEAVELVAKNGRTISEAVRVLLPPAVDPRRFSTFLSYHSDCIEPWDGPAAIAFSDGRVVGAALDRNGLRPCRFAVTDEGLVVAGSEAGLVDLDPEKTVHSGRLGPGQMLVVDLIDHKLYENDELLQIFDSEATTYAQLIDPISFEPELSDVCLTAETLKPLQRGFGYTREDVKMILQPMAADGKDSVWSMGDDTPLAFLARSPRPVYAFFRQRFAQVTNPAIDPLREAVVVSLHTRLGPWSHMLDKNAPLHGVSLPSPFLALEQIDALRDGKHPHNEELPVAELACVFSPELTLLQALDAVCQQAIELVRNGAKILLLSDRSAHAAENGSDVKIPVPMAMATGAVHQALVAAGLRTLAGLAVEAGDVRDIHHAAILIGYGAGAVCPWLALETAKSFGAPEAAAAERKMLKSFDAGLAKIMSKMGISVVDSYRGAHLFDILGLHQSVVEHCFPGTPAPLSGIGFEELDRQLRVGWLPETVAPAAEDLPDYGWVRFRKSDTSEPHAWMPPNVKALQTVVGSTRAGVKPADAHAAFKIYTDDLLAREPAVLRDLLAIKPIGPEISVDEVEPSTSLYKRFVASAMSLGSLSPEAHQCITIAMNTLGGRSNTGEGGEDPEVYRVEAAVPVPTSGAAQGQGGTAVAERVSVAAATETPLLKNNRIKQVASGRFGVTAAYLAHADEIEIKVAQGAKPGEGGQLPGHKVSGLIARLRHAQPGVSLISPPPHHDIYSIEDLAQLIYDLKRVNPKAAVGVKLVSSRGVGTVAAGVAKAYADFIVIAGNTGGTGAAALSSIKYAGNPWELGLAEAQQVLIQNDMRGRVKLRTDGGLATARDVLVAALLGADEYAFGTAVLVAIGCDMARQCHLNTCPTGIATQKPELRAKFRGKPEHIVSFFEELADDLRKLLAHYGLRSIEEAIGRTDLLEQVRFDGSLDLEEMLAFAPQATRSWTGVRNNQPVDGPPLDESWVAPALAAIAEGKAYSVEAQIANCDRAVGARLAGEIALLRAQAETPVDVSLKLHGTAGQSFGAFLVEGMVLELDGQANDFVGKGLSGGEVVIKARGNAARNSGQHVILGNVALYGATGGKLFAAGRGGERFAVRNSGVTAVIEGVGDHGCEYMTGGEVVVLGRAGINFAAGMTGGLAWVYDEDGSFVSDGRFHPEFVTADGYGAVELESQAALRTLVETHAATAASGLAQAMLADWEATAGKFVRLSPKPQV